The nucleotide window aaaattggCACAATTAACGCGTCAGTAAAGTTCTACAGCTCACTAAAGCATTCACTGGTatgattaaatttaataaacattattgTATTGAAACATCGTAACATAAAAGGGAATAATAACGCAAACATGTCTTAACAAATAACATCATAAAAGTCTTGCTGGCTGAGTTTTCTAATGGATTCCCTCCGGATTTTGGCCGCTGATAGCTAGTGTTAAAATCTATACCCAAGTGATTAATCTGTGATATTATTATGTATCAGATTGTAATTTCCTCGCCCTAAGCGGTTTCCTCCAGCTTTAACTCGGACAGCCAtcaagtgaaataattttataagcAAATATATGGACCATGACAGAAAGAGGAACTAGAGCATGAAGAACGTTATAGCATTGAACTGTGATTGTAAAACCACACTTTGTATTTTGTGAATGCGTTAAAAGCCTTAAGTCTCTTGAGAGACGGCACTCTAGCCGAGACACAAACTTTTGCTGATTGATAAACGGAGGAAGATAATTCTGGCGCCATATTTCCTGCTGCTTGCATAAATCAGTCATACTTCAAATTTtagagtacgacgttaaacccaaagcactcactcactcaatcactcaaaTTTTAGACTCTAGGTAGGAATGACTACTACCAGCGCATTGTTTTCAGAAAGGCTGTGTGATTATGACGATTACCTTCGGGTGGCGGAGTGTTATAGTGACTGGGGGTACGACTTCACTGTGGTACCTCACCCTGGCGCCGTGATCTGGAACATGACCACCCTAGTGGAGTTTTGTAGGTAAGACACTCAGTCCACTGTTATTACTTGTCTTTTTTCTATCCTGCGTGTTTTGTTGAAGAAGTGACATAAAATGTTTAGATTCGCAACTGGTATGCCCCGATACAGAACTGGAAAACTTTTGGCACAATATTGTGACTATAAGAATACCTTAAACCCCTGTAAATTCAGAGAGACACATCCTTCCCTGGAGTCGACAAGAATACACACGCTGCTCTTCCATACTGACTACTTTAGACTGGCGGActgtgtttaaatgaaatataaagagAAATTTAGATAATAAGCTGGTCTCGAAAACCCCTTGACATATTTTCAAACACAGAGAGAACTATCGGTGGAGGGGATAAATAAAACCAGCAAACAGTACTACACACATACAGTGTGAAAGGAAGTGAAATAAACCTATAGATATACCCAACCTAGCAACTTCAAAACCTGTACAGTCAACCAAACCGTATACCAAATACTAGTATTCAGATTTCTTCCAAAATCCATAGGTGCTCTAACATTTGTTTGTCTGCCATTCGGCTTTAGAGTACATGTGTGCTCATTTTACTTGTTTCACAATGATAAAACTGGAAATTTTCGATAAGTTGTTGTTAGGTACCGTGCTGTATCACTGTAATGTAGAACTCTTCTAAATCAAAAGataaatgctggccaccgtcgtatgagtgaaatattcttgattacggcgtaaaacaccaatcaaataaataaataaatatgtgtataaatacatgtgcccTAACTTACGATGGCGAATCTAACTCAGTAAATCCACCAAAGCCTTATAATTACTTTGGACAAATTTAAATCCGAGTCTAACCTCCCTTCACTTGATGTGTTTGCAGTCGTTTTGTAACTACGATATCTTCGTCATGCAAGCGGATCCAAGCACTATTTTTGTCCATGCTTTGTCCAGTTCCCGCCAGTTGTAAACCCGGCTAAAGTCGCAGGACGGGACTATTTTAAGACcgtaaacaacaaagaaaacccAGTAGACCTAAATCAAAACGTGTGATTTCCTGTAGGACCCCGAGCAGACGACAAGTGTCAGGTTGCTTGAAGGACGCCTTTTCCCGCTGTCAGTTCTCGGAGTGGGAAGAAGAGAACGAGGCCCTCCTCCGTCTCAGTGACATGTCAGACGTCGCTCTTAAGTTCATATGCTCAAAAGCAGACGGTAAGTGTGTGTGGATCTCACCTGATTGTTTTGTAAGGAAAAAAAGTCCCAAATCTAAGTGCTGCTGGATTAAGAATCAAAATAATTATAAGATATCCTCATTTAGATAAAAACAGATAAATGGTAATGTGATTTGGAATTTGCCACGCGAACCACACAGACCATCATTGTACAGTCGCCAGGTCCTTTTCTATATTCAGGCACGATAAATGCATTTTCCTATGAGTCATTGTGCGGTTGACGAATAGCACAGACACTGAaatttttgtcagaaatatatGTTACTTCCTCCCATTTTCTCTTGGGAAAGCAAAACCACATACTCTCATATGACATTATTACTATTTTAATACTTCAATCAATGTTGAAATTATGGCAAAGGCAATTAATTTCATCTGAATTTGATCGATTCGCTGATAGATAGATTAATTGATGAACAAACCTGCTTTATGTGTTTCAGTGATAGAGGAGAACAAAGCCTGTATAGAATCCGATGACTACAGCGTAAACAAATGTATTCTAGACGCTAGCAATGAAGCCGAAGGAAGGTTTATGGAATTGGCATTGAGTGGGGAACAAATGGCCTGGGCTGAAGTCAAGTCAATCAAACAGAGGTACATTATATACTTGTGTATGCCCACAGCTTTCCCCTGAGCATGTCAGTAGTCCTCTTCGTTATCCGTCTCCTCGAACCCTTTGGTCTTATCAGTGAAGGTAGAGCCTGAATGTTTGAAACCGTTGAGTATCTGTTCGTATCTGTGGTGAGTCGTATTTTGAAACACGTGCAAATCATATGTACTTGAGGAAGAactttttaatttcataaaatcTCATAAAAGGATGAGAAATGTGGAGAGTGTCAAACGTCAATTTGTGTTTATTATCATGCAGTATACCAACACAGCTATCTATAATTTAGTTTAAAACGTGCACCCTGGATAATGGTGCACCCTGGATAAGTTTGTGTAGTGATCATGCTTCTCTTCCAGATACCTCACCatcatcgtatatgtgaaactTTCGTGATTAATCCTTAAAAACCCATtcaaaataaatagatttatcGTGattaaaaacaattgttttcttttctcgaTATTTCGTAAGTTACGTGAACACattcttgttttgtttgcattttcagGCAAGCCATAACGCTCACAAAATGTGTAAGGAATGTACTGAAGAACTGTGATCAAGAGGTAGCAATGGTGTTTTCCAACTTTTTCTACGCCGGGTACACGGTCTATGGCGACGATTGAGCAAGATGCTCTTGAGATCAGTGTCTGATGTTCCAAATTCTGAAGCGTGATCGTCAAAACTGTATGGTTTagaaatgatgattttgtgaCGGGACTAGGAAAGGATATGATGTATGTCCATTCGTTCTTGAGATTGTAATTCGTGCGGTTAAGTCTTGGATGAGAAAGGTTTAAAAGCATTACTCTGAATTTTACAAAGGATCAATCAAATTTAATCCTGATCGATTTATAGTTAAAAGTCATCGATTATCTAGattataaatagtaaaaatCTATGAAGTATATTTACAAGTAGATGTTCAGATGTTATTCATGTAGTCTTGCCTTGAATGTACGTGAATTAAACGATAAAGGCATGTTCCAGgcgaataaatatatttacttttttattcgATTGgctttttacgccatactcaagaatattatacttatacgacagtggtcagcattatggtggggtgaaaccaggtagagcctggggaaacccaatTTTAAAAATAGATATCCAAAAACAACAACGGAATTCTGACGGAACACTAACTTGATAAACTCCAAAGTATACACTTTCACTGTTGTTCATTAAGGAATCCATCTGCATACATGTTTACACTTGCTTACTGCAGGCATATTGAACGTCACATGAAAACTAGACAGGCCAACACATTTTGAGGGACTCATAAAAACGAGATATTAAAAAGTCACCTTCGTCCGTTTGACGCGCACTCTGCACAGGCCCAAGTACGTCATGCCTTGTTttcatgtaactgtttattaGATGTTATGACAACACTGCACTCTGCGtgattctacaccagtgacgtctaatgaatttcatttaatatttagtGCATTTTAACCTAAATCTGCTTATTCCGTGTATATGTGTTTGTCTTTTAACCAAGACTTGTGCACCCAGATAACAAAAACGTCCCATCGCTTCATTGCCCACTTTCCCCATCGCTCCGTAACCAGAGAAAACAGCGATGGTCCATCTGCGCCATCACACTAATTTCCTCAGAATGAAATGCATTATGACGATGTGAGattcaaataataaacaaaagttATTTCAGTAATCGACGATTACGGCTATCAAGCTACAAGCAACATTTCATATCGCATTTATATGCAGTCACATACATGCGCTTGGCGTAACTTCCGTGGTAACGTATatagtgaagagatacgtcaccaAAGTAGTTGCGTTGCGACTGCTGGGTAATATGGGTCCCAGAATGTAAGAAGACCTGGAGCTTATGGAAGCCGTGGTGGGTAACTACATATTGAAGGGAAAGTAGCGAAACATTATTATTTCGCTCATATCTTCAACGTGTGTTCGTGTAGTCTCAATGTCGGTGTATTTATTGCGGTGCTCCATTGCAATGTGACCCCAAAGGCACCAGGCACAatatattgatatttatttacttatttgatgggtgttttacgccgtgctcaagtatatttcacttatatgacatgAGCATCATTTGTAGTTTGTTGGCTACGTACGATCGCAGCGGAAGGGACATGAgatgtacttgaactcacaacaaccgcacTGGCGAGAGGCTTCAGAGGTTCACAATCAAGACATTGCTTCttaaaaaaaagactttgttATTGAATGATAATCCTCTTTTCTGCAATCGTCACATAAGGATTCGCGCAATATTAGCTTGCACTCTATTACTCTCCTACATAtcagcatacatatattatcaGGAGGACTACAGAACTGTATCTACTTCTCCCGCGTTCCCACGATTCCCGCGCTAAACGCCCACCCACCACACAGTTGGCTTTCACGCGTGCGTTATGTGTCGGTAATGACGACTTATCGAGGGTAGTTTTGTATGCAATCATCTCCATGTGCTCCAACTGAATAGCATCGCCCACCTTGTTAGGTAGATAGCTAACGGTTCAGCCGTTCCCAATGATACAACTTTTCTGCATAGCTATGACCTCTATGTTTGCTGTGTCAAAGGTTGAGTATGTTCACCTTTCAGTATAAACATTCGGATGGCTTGTACACCAATTGTGCGATCAGCTTGCAACGCTTTGATCGGACTGTCTAAAACAGTTGTGACATAGCAAGTGCTAGAATGACCTGTTCTGCACATACCACAGGCAAAACGTATATACCAGCCTCCATGCAACTTCAGCATGGATACTAAAACCAGACCAAAAACGAgaatgtgataactggcaaatatCAGCACGTCAGAAGTGGAATTCCGCCTattatcagtttacctcagtctatgttttattctaacggttCGTTTAAATACTTGAACAGTGGCAACTCACACGCAACTCACACACCCCATGTCATGGTGACTGGAACTTATTAGACGCCAGTGATCCAAGATTATTGAAAATACTGTCTTGTCATCGCTTTCCTTACTAacaaatcacatgaaaacacgCGGGGACTAAGACGTTCTCGTCCCCCTTGTGTCACGACCAACAGATCGAGACCCGCGACACGAGGACGGCTCACCCCTGCTTCCGTAAGAAAGGGATCTAAAACTAACAGAAAGTACGGTAACTTCACTGGCACAGGGTAGCATGTAAACTCCAAAAACTCCAAAAACTAGGAAAGTCCTTGACTGATAACGCGACTAAGAAAACCTGTTCACGCACATAAATTATGGACCATATATAGTGTTACATCAAAAAGTCCCTGGAATGAAATGTAGTATTTAAACTTTAGGATAGATGTTGCAGCCATCATGAAAATGAGCTGCCGACTCTTCTGAAAATAGACGAAATTAACGTGTCGAACAGCCTTGTGCTACAGCCTCAAAGAGCACTTCATAACTTGAGAAAATAACCTGTCGTGATTGTCAGGCCATCTGAATAATGACTGTAGCTGCACACTTTGTGTTTCGTCATGATTTCAAAAGTACTGTCGAAACATGTGCCCCACGACATACTTCCTGTATGCATTACATCTGTGGagaaacataaaataatgcGAGGGGATTTGGCGATTGATCACTAACGGGAGAAAACTCCGATACTATATTTCCTGCTGTTCACACTGTTGCAACtgttattgaaataaatcacCCCTACTGAAATAATTGTTTCAATAAGCGTTGCGTTGTAACtcaaaatgtaataattatattaataaaagTTGCAATGGGAAACCTTACTGAAATATTAAGAATTCGTATAAGACACAGAGTTTATGGATTGGCcgtattgaaataaatatttcagtaagCGTTGCAAATGTAACCCGTGTTGAAGTATTATTTCAGTAAAGGTTGTAATAtaatcagtgagtgagtgagtgcttggggtttaacgtcgtactcaacaatttttcagtcatatgacgacgaaggaatccttaaggtgcatgcacgtgtaatgtgcctccttgttgcaggacggatttccaccgctcttttatttagtgctgcttcactgagacgacttaccgaaggcaagtaagccgccccgcccgagccattatactgatcaaccagtcgttgcactatccctttcatgctgaacgccaaacgaggaagttacaacttcctcttttaaagtcttaggtgtgactcgatcaaggattgatcctgggtctaccggtcccaaagcgggcgctctaccaactgtgctatccggaccGGTAATATAATCAGATTGTACCAATAAAACTTGGTAtatgtgaagtattcttgagtattgggTGTACATAAAacgaaaaaaatcaataaacatttcttcattaattTGTACGTCTTCCTTGACAAGCACTGGTAGACGAAATCTCCGGTCAGTCACTTGTGATTGGACACATTGCTTATCTTATCTATCTCAGCTTGaggaaaacatttgtttgaatTATGCACTGATCTTGAAAATAACAAGGAAATATCTGaaaatgaattgtttttctGTATATTGTGTTGCAAGATTGACTTAATAAATTACACACGCTTCCGTTTCTCGATATTTCAGTTTCGAATGTTGCGTAATCAGAATCGTATTGTTTTTGCAATTTTAGCCAAGCCGCAATGGTGACACAATGCGCATGAGATGTACTGGAGAGCTATAATCGGGAGGTGGCCTTGGCGTTCTACAACGTGGTTAAGAAATAATCATTTTATGACTGGATTCGAAAAGGAAAGGCTTCGAAGTATGTTCACACGTTCGTTATTCAGACGCATTTCATGAAGATGGGAGATttacaagcaatattttgaccgaTGTATAATTGTAAAATCATCCATTATCCAGGTTTAGGAAAATGAAAAGCTAAATatagaaaaagtgaaatatatttacgTGTTGTTCAGATGGTATTCATGTTTCCGTGCCATGAGAGAAATGGATGAAGATCCGATCGCAAGATTTTTAAATTATGGATCATCGATTATCCAGGTTTCACACATTATCGCAAACCTCGACGCCGACTGCGCTAAAACCTGATTATTTACAAACTGCACTCGGCCTTCTTCTGGGTTCTCCAGGGGGTCGATTATAGCCTCTGATCGATGAGGTATTTACGATGTGATGGCGATCAATGGTGTCtcgtttgtcaggtatctggccAGGCGCGGCTGATTCATACGAGTtctgtgatataagtgaaatattcgaatgtcaatacattcgtataccagccatccaCCAAAATGTATGTCAAAAGTCAATAATGGTGAGCCCaattaacacaaaccactaaagaactaataaagtatataagtacgaaattaagaaGGAATCATGCGAAGAGAAACAGTTAACAGTTCTCAATAATTTTGGAAAGGCCACCAACGCCAgtcaaaaaaatttattcaaacaACACCAGGTTGTTGAGAGCttatatagatgtatttttAATCGTAAGAGTGAACTGTTATTACTATTAAAACAACCCGGCtttaccaaaataaaaatacgaGTAGCAATGGTAGATACCTTGAGTTTGGGCCTATGATTATAGTAACTGCCACTGATACTTTTATTGTTACTGTTATTGTGACAAAACTGGTTTATTTTAATGGTAATAGCAGTTCACAATTCGGATAAACGTACAGGTATTTAAGCTCTCAACAGACAGCTGTTGCCTTGTAAATAATCCTGTTCCTGACCAAATACACGTGGAAATATTGATGTTTGCCAACGATGCATTTTAAGTTCTTCCTCGGAGTAAGCAATGGTGATGACCAAAATAAAGGTCGAAATAATGATTTTTGCCAACGATGCAAAGTTCTTTCTCGGAGTGACCTGCGTACTTTACTACGTGATGTTAATCAGTGGATCTCATGGATACGTCAAGACATAAAATCAAACCACCATTATTCTGAAATTGGTTTTAATAACTCCTGTATCTTTGCTATTATTCGTTCACAAGGACTCCTTAAAAACTTAACGTCTTTATTAACTAACGTCTACATGTGTGAAATTCATGATTAAATAACACGTTGAATTATCAGGCAACTCTGTTTGTTGGCTTTAGAATTGATGCCATCCCTAATTGTGTGAGACATATGGATTGGCATACACAGCGTAGATAAAGTTCCCGATGATGCTGGCAATCTTCTGATTACAGAATTGTGATGCGGCCCGAAAACTACATGACGCGGCGGTCTCGCCAAAACTGCAAGTGAAAAACAGTAGAGGCTGTATGAGGTTGTTACTAATTAAGTAGTTAAATGACCACTTACAAGACcataactgatgtaaattgtcAAGAGGCCAGGTTTCACCGGATAGTATCACCATTTTACAGCTATCATATTGTTGTTGcctctctggttgtactctATGGTGTACAAATGGAATGCTTAGTGCACTTACAGAATCATGGTTTATGAACACATTATACGTATTATAAAATACTTACAACGTAGAGAGTAAAATCGGTTAAAActagcgatgacagtgtgataattggcaagtggtcacacgtaaccactGAAGTAtggccacttgtcaatttagcagagttagggttttattctggcGTCcgcgtaaatgcttaaatagtagcaactctTACAGGCCTCAtatagcactatggcttaagcagaatgaggtAAACAAATATGTGCAGCGATCTTAATCGCAATATTCTAgaggtcactggtctagaattactcattGTTGTGCTGTcaacacatttaatataaaatacattaaaacaatgcaagggGATCCGATTTAGTGGACGCTTATTCGACCAGCAGAATCCCGGTTTACGCAGGAATATAATATAAAGGCTACAACAATGAtaataaaaccacagcagcatCGCCAGTGTTacctggcaaatagtcacacgtaatcagtgaaataaggtctgttgtcagtttaacTTAGTTTGggtcttattctaactgtttttgTGAATTCTTAAATAGTTACATGTCCCGTAGCAAAactgtgtacaaaataaaaagactCAAGCACAGCGTGTAAAACCGGAACAGCGACGTATGGGGgaccaaattaacatttattcGAAAATtaacgatatcgataaataaaatatcaatatcaataaatatttataactatcgctaattcatttatcgacaGAGACACAGTGGCACGAGTGATACACGTGCTGGTATAAAACCCTGTCCGTATAATACAAATTTTGCAAATTCCATTCGTTTTACTCGATTCTGCTAAAACTTCCAGTTAACATATTACGAGATGTCATCAAGGAGCAGTAATTATAGTAGGGTTATAAAGGCGGAATTATCGATATCACTAAATCGCCATATTTATCTATATGgctaattaattcatttattgacatCGCTTATTCATTTATAGAtacagctatttttttttatgatttcctttatccatatcgataaatgatttattgatatcgataattctcgTGTTAATTTGGCTCCTCATACCGACGACGGTGTGAACTGTACACGTCTTCTCTGATCTCTTCATAATGTGCAGAGCGGTtctcaacattttgtttatagtACAAACTTATAAGAGCtgttcttttatatttatattatatatttactaagtCATTCTAAAATTAAAGTAGTGAAgatatcataaatattaaaacataccTTTTTTTAATCCCAAGTTCTTGTTTATCTGAAATGGTCGAGACTGTAAAGAAGGAGTCTCGTATCTTGTCTGCCTCGTACTGGGCGTTCAGCAGACACTCCTCTATCTCGCTCTTGGCGCTTTCGATACATCCAGCGTTTTTCTCTAAATCTGTGGCCAGGACAAAAAAGATGCACATATAATTAAAGaggtacagta belongs to Liolophura sinensis isolate JHLJ2023 chromosome 9, CUHK_Ljap_v2, whole genome shotgun sequence and includes:
- the LOC135475886 gene encoding uncharacterized protein LOC135475886, with the protein product MFYVYSSLLIACFCCTVPASANTERLCDYDDYLRVAECYSDWGYDFTVVPHPGAVIWNMTTLVEFCRTPSRRQVSGCLKDAFSRCQFSEWEEENEALLRLSDMSDVALKFICSKADVIEENKACIESDDYSVNKCILDASNEAEGRFMELALSGEQMAWAEVKSIKQRQAITLTKCVRNVLKNCDQEVAMVFSNFFYAGYTVYGDD